A window of the bacterium genome harbors these coding sequences:
- the priA gene encoding primosomal protein N' — MSEPAGGAAGERFVDVALPLPLDRSFSYRLPAEMPLPAPGCRVRVPFGAGEETGFVLGPLAAAQLEAGLRADPAKLKPVGELLDPEPWLDAGLLRLARQLADYYAASLGEVLRSMLPVKPMKRPRAPAPAPLPPADRSQRLTPDQAAALAALVEALDAGGFARFLLHGVTGSGKTEVYLQAIARCLAAGKQAIVLVPEISLTPQAAQRFRARLGEGVGVFHSGLSAGERYLVWEGLRAGRLQVVLGARSAVFAPCRRLGLIVIDEEHDSSYKQTEKPRYHARSVAMLRAQAAGAAVLLGSATPALESLDNARRGKYRLLSLPERVTGLPRPMIEVLPMAAETGLLAAPLAEAIGACAARGEKAILLLNRRGHSRLRLCRDCGETRRCSRCEIPLVYHSRRERLICHYCGQERAPEPVCPACGSRRWVLLGAGTQQLELELGLRFPGLPIHRMDLDSTRRRGAHAEILARFAAPGPALLLGTQMIAKGHHFPEVTLVGVVDADLGLFLPDFRAAERSWQLLEQVAGRSGRGERPGRVLVQSYAPEHPLLRALAAGELGALVERELAERRALGYPPYRRLVSLLVSAPEAELAAQAALRLAAACRERWPEAAAGGGAPPGRTEILGPVEAYPARLKERFRQQILVKGRLDASQKRSLAPLFADIARRLGRSGALALEIDVDPESLL, encoded by the coding sequence GTGAGCGAACCCGCCGGCGGCGCCGCGGGCGAGCGCTTCGTCGACGTCGCGCTCCCGCTGCCCCTGGACCGCAGCTTCAGCTACCGTCTGCCCGCCGAGATGCCCCTGCCCGCCCCGGGCTGCCGCGTCCGCGTGCCCTTCGGCGCCGGCGAGGAGACGGGCTTCGTCCTCGGCCCCCTGGCCGCCGCGCAGCTGGAGGCCGGCCTGCGCGCCGATCCGGCCAAGCTCAAGCCCGTCGGCGAACTGCTCGACCCCGAGCCCTGGCTGGACGCCGGGCTCCTCCGCCTCGCGCGCCAGCTCGCCGACTACTATGCGGCCAGCCTTGGGGAAGTGCTGCGCAGCATGCTGCCCGTGAAGCCGATGAAGCGCCCGCGCGCCCCGGCGCCGGCCCCCCTGCCGCCCGCCGACCGATCCCAGCGCCTCACCCCCGACCAGGCCGCGGCCCTGGCGGCCCTGGTCGAGGCCCTCGACGCCGGCGGCTTCGCGCGCTTCCTGCTCCACGGCGTCACCGGCAGCGGCAAGACCGAGGTCTACCTGCAGGCCATCGCCCGCTGCCTGGCGGCCGGCAAGCAGGCCATCGTGCTGGTGCCCGAGATCAGCCTCACGCCCCAGGCCGCCCAGCGCTTCCGCGCGCGCCTGGGCGAGGGCGTGGGCGTCTTCCACAGCGGGCTCTCGGCGGGGGAGCGCTATCTCGTCTGGGAGGGCCTGCGCGCGGGCCGCCTGCAGGTGGTGCTCGGGGCGCGCTCGGCGGTCTTCGCGCCCTGCCGGCGCCTGGGACTCATCGTGATCGACGAGGAGCACGACAGCTCCTACAAGCAGACCGAGAAGCCGCGCTACCACGCCCGCAGCGTGGCGATGCTGCGCGCCCAGGCGGCAGGCGCGGCGGTGCTGCTCGGCAGCGCGACGCCCGCGCTCGAGAGCCTCGACAACGCCCGCCGCGGCAAGTACCGCCTGCTCAGCCTGCCCGAGCGGGTGACCGGGTTACCGCGTCCCATGATCGAGGTCCTGCCGATGGCCGCCGAGACGGGCCTGCTCGCCGCGCCCCTGGCCGAGGCCATCGGTGCCTGCGCGGCGCGCGGCGAGAAGGCGATCCTCCTGCTCAATCGTAGGGGTCATAGCCGCCTGCGCCTCTGCCGCGACTGCGGCGAGACGCGCCGCTGCTCGCGCTGCGAGATCCCGCTCGTCTACCACTCGCGCCGCGAGCGGCTCATCTGCCACTACTGCGGCCAGGAGCGCGCGCCCGAGCCGGTTTGCCCGGCCTGCGGCAGCCGGCGCTGGGTGCTGCTGGGCGCCGGCACGCAGCAGCTCGAGCTGGAGCTCGGCCTGCGCTTTCCGGGCCTGCCGATCCACCGCATGGACCTGGACAGCACGCGCCGCCGCGGCGCCCACGCCGAGATCCTCGCCCGCTTCGCGGCGCCGGGGCCGGCCCTGCTGCTCGGCACGCAGATGATCGCCAAGGGGCACCACTTCCCCGAGGTCACCCTGGTCGGGGTCGTGGACGCCGACCTCGGCCTCTTCCTGCCCGACTTCCGCGCCGCCGAGCGCAGCTGGCAACTTCTCGAGCAGGTGGCGGGCCGCAGCGGACGGGGCGAGCGGCCCGGCCGCGTGCTGGTCCAGAGCTACGCGCCCGAGCACCCGCTCCTGCGGGCCCTGGCCGCGGGCGAGCTGGGCGCGCTCGTCGAGCGGGAGCTGGCCGAGCGGCGGGCGCTGGGCTACCCGCCCTACCGGCGCCTCGTCTCCCTGCTGGTCAGCGCGCCCGAGGCGGAGCTGGCCGCGCAGGCGGCGCTCCGGCTGGCGGCGGCCTGCCGGGAACGCTGGCCAGAAGCGGCCGCGGGCGGTGGCGCGCCGCCGGGCCGGACCGAGATTCTGGGCCCGGTGGAGGCCTATCCCGCGCGGCTCAAGGAGCGCTTCCGGCAGCAGATCCTCGTCAAGGGTCGCCTGGACGCGAGCCAGAAGCGCAGCCTGGCGCCGCTCTTCGCCGACATCGCCCGGCGATTGGGCCGCAGCGGCGCCCTGGCCCTGGAGATCGACGTCGACCCGGAGAGCCTCCTCTAG
- a CDS encoding HD domain-containing protein, with protein MQDSSEQMDGLERLEGGLPGREPTRRVRRLLRRLRRSWMGVFAIATLVLAAAAVVGPRALRVEFGLLGVVSLLLLLFLAREERAARAGLTRERYLWARLRDLSQITEVVLGVRSLDDVRKLAGMGLQEAMLLLRAEYGALLLQDTDGDDHLTVLGFADRNYDHRPWLVEIQNLLRSQPFNAPLFVSDLAADPRFGETAMAAKAGFGSLVAVRFGSGSEAAGLLVVGSAAPCEFRRGDEKTFELTARVMMSTLRHGRKLDEFAEQIADLKREVDELTYANQAKSEFASVASHELKTPLTAIKASVDTLLANVRRGDHEAMEEFLLVIREEADRLIDMTGKILEISALDYSNRVMERRPVRLRRVVDSCAQALEVHLQEKDMHLAIEVPLELPPVFADPGMIRQVLINLIGNAIKFSTSGQTITVSARRREDAIEVLVIDQGVGIPLEEQPHIFERFYQGSGQGDNHSQSTGLGLAIVKEIVEQHQGHVRVESAPGAGATFTFDLPIARDGFGLEGTPLELKQSGEVEEFLRLAVDWIGHVARAEDCLLFLGTPEELQLYWATDDCENLLQAAKVATQALQRGGALIAVEPDASLVAVPLYFKDRSVGSFVARRRTPIFRQEDQLLVESIVDRIGRVIGEAAAQRDPGRLLRRAMRAVRDLLQSGQRRVPAKVDPALLAWELADRAGADMELARDVRLATNFHDVAMAQIGLDIEKQDRPLSPSERQKLHEHPRQAARLLEDIQAMEAVGTIVLHHHEWFNGDGYPDGLCGETIPLGARIVAIIDAYCSMTAPRKYKPVHVPFEAARELVRCSGRQFDPRLVLQFLQMLRDKAWIEADELAALHAEHAELDRPRPLRGDAGAGRPSAQTVPADNDMDSQPGLD; from the coding sequence GTGCAGGATTCCAGCGAGCAGATGGACGGCCTGGAGCGGCTCGAGGGCGGCTTGCCCGGGCGCGAGCCGACCCGACGCGTGCGCCGGCTCCTGCGCCGGCTGCGCCGCTCCTGGATGGGTGTCTTCGCGATTGCGACGCTCGTGCTGGCGGCGGCCGCCGTCGTCGGGCCGCGCGCGTTGCGCGTGGAGTTCGGCCTGCTCGGCGTCGTCTCGCTGCTGCTGCTGCTCTTCCTGGCGCGCGAGGAGCGCGCCGCCCGCGCCGGGCTCACGCGCGAGCGCTACCTCTGGGCCCGTCTGCGCGACCTCAGCCAGATCACGGAGGTCGTTCTCGGCGTGCGCTCGCTGGACGACGTGCGCAAGCTGGCCGGCATGGGTCTGCAGGAGGCGATGCTCCTCCTGCGCGCCGAGTACGGCGCCCTCCTGCTCCAGGACACCGACGGGGACGACCACCTCACGGTGCTCGGCTTCGCCGACCGCAACTACGACCACCGCCCCTGGCTGGTCGAGATCCAGAACCTCCTGCGCAGCCAGCCCTTCAACGCCCCGCTCTTCGTGTCCGACCTCGCGGCCGATCCCCGCTTCGGCGAGACGGCGATGGCGGCCAAGGCCGGCTTCGGCTCCCTCGTCGCCGTCCGCTTCGGCAGCGGCAGCGAGGCGGCGGGCCTGCTCGTCGTCGGCAGCGCGGCGCCCTGCGAATTCCGCCGCGGCGACGAGAAGACCTTCGAGCTGACCGCCCGCGTGATGATGAGCACCCTGCGCCACGGCCGGAAGCTCGACGAGTTCGCCGAGCAGATCGCCGACCTCAAGCGCGAGGTCGACGAGCTGACCTACGCCAACCAGGCCAAGAGCGAGTTCGCCTCGGTGGCCAGCCACGAGCTGAAGACCCCGCTCACGGCGATCAAGGCCTCGGTCGACACCCTGCTCGCCAACGTCCGCCGCGGCGACCACGAGGCGATGGAGGAGTTCCTGCTCGTCATCCGCGAGGAGGCCGACCGCCTCATCGACATGACCGGCAAGATCCTCGAGATCTCCGCCCTGGACTACAGCAACCGCGTGATGGAGCGCCGCCCGGTGCGCCTGCGCCGGGTGGTGGACTCCTGCGCCCAGGCGCTGGAGGTGCACCTCCAGGAGAAGGACATGCACCTGGCCATCGAGGTGCCGCTGGAGCTGCCGCCCGTCTTCGCCGATCCCGGCATGATCCGCCAGGTGCTGATCAACCTGATCGGCAATGCGATCAAGTTCAGCACGAGCGGGCAGACGATCACCGTCAGCGCGCGCCGTCGCGAGGATGCGATCGAGGTGCTGGTCATCGACCAGGGCGTCGGCATCCCGCTCGAGGAGCAGCCGCACATCTTCGAGCGCTTCTACCAGGGCAGCGGCCAGGGCGACAACCACAGCCAGAGCACGGGGCTGGGCCTGGCGATCGTCAAGGAGATCGTCGAGCAGCACCAGGGCCACGTTCGCGTGGAGAGCGCGCCTGGCGCCGGCGCCACCTTCACCTTCGACCTGCCGATCGCGCGCGACGGCTTCGGGCTCGAAGGCACGCCGCTGGAGCTCAAGCAGAGCGGTGAGGTGGAGGAGTTCCTGCGTCTGGCCGTCGACTGGATCGGTCACGTCGCGCGCGCCGAGGACTGCCTGCTCTTCCTCGGCACGCCGGAGGAGCTGCAGCTCTACTGGGCCACCGACGACTGCGAGAACCTGCTCCAGGCGGCCAAGGTCGCCACGCAGGCGCTGCAGCGCGGCGGCGCGCTGATCGCCGTGGAGCCGGACGCGAGCCTCGTCGCGGTGCCGCTCTACTTCAAGGATCGCAGCGTGGGCAGCTTCGTCGCGCGGCGGCGGACGCCGATCTTCCGGCAGGAGGACCAGCTCCTCGTCGAGAGCATCGTCGACCGCATCGGCCGCGTGATCGGCGAGGCGGCGGCGCAGCGCGACCCGGGCCGCCTGCTGCGCCGGGCGATGCGCGCCGTGCGCGACCTGCTCCAGAGCGGCCAGCGCCGCGTGCCGGCCAAGGTCGACCCCGCGCTGCTCGCCTGGGAGCTGGCCGATCGCGCCGGCGCCGACATGGAGCTGGCCCGCGACGTGCGCCTGGCGACGAACTTCCACGATGTCGCCATGGCCCAGATCGGCCTCGACATCGAGAAGCAGGACCGCCCGCTGAGCCCCAGCGAGCGGCAGAAGCTGCACGAGCACCCGCGCCAGGCGGCGCGCCTGCTCGAGGACATCCAGGCGATGGAGGCCGTGGGCACGATCGTCCTCCATCACCACGAGTGGTTCAACGGCGACGGCTACCCGGACGGCCTCTGCGGCGAGACGATCCCGCTCGGCGCGCGCATCGTCGCCATCATCGATGCCTACTGCTCGATGACCGCGCCCCGCAAGTACAAGCCGGTGCACGTGCCGTTCGAGGCGGCGCGCGAGCTGGTGCGCTGCTCGGGCCGGCAGTTCGATCCGCGTCTGGTGCTGCAGTTCCTCCAGATGCTGCGCGACAAGGCCTGGATCGAGGCCGATGAGCTGGCAGCCCTGCACGCGGAGCACGCGGAGCTGGATCGCCCGCGCCCCTTGCGGGGCGACGCGGGCGCAGGCCGGCCTTCAGCGCAGACCGTGCCTGCCGATAACGACATGGACAGTCAACCCGGGCTCGACTGA
- a CDS encoding response regulator, with protein MFQGKVLVVDDEVYILHILDFSLGAEGYEVVTAANGEQALEKAVSERPDLIVMDVMMPKLDGYETCRRLKEMPETKHIPVLLLTAKGRDGDRKKGFEVGADDYITKPFSPNKLITRVQEILGIQAGGQ; from the coding sequence GTGTTTCAGGGTAAGGTCCTGGTGGTCGACGACGAGGTCTACATCCTCCACATCCTGGACTTCAGCCTGGGTGCCGAGGGCTACGAAGTGGTCACGGCCGCCAACGGCGAGCAGGCGCTCGAGAAAGCCGTGAGCGAGCGGCCGGACCTGATCGTCATGGACGTGATGATGCCCAAGCTCGACGGCTACGAGACCTGCCGGCGACTCAAGGAAATGCCGGAGACGAAGCACATCCCCGTGCTGCTGCTCACGGCCAAGGGCCGCGACGGCGACCGCAAGAAGGGCTTCGAGGTGGGGGCCGACGACTACATCACCAAGCCCTTCAGCCCCAACAAGCTGATCACCCGGGTCCAGGAGATCCTGGGCATCCAGGCCGGCGGCCAGTAG